From Caminibacter mediatlanticus TB-2, the proteins below share one genomic window:
- a CDS encoding ATP-binding protein yields the protein MVKFSEAKELFRDVVDLNSYIPLTSSEKTKNDLISAIEQKEKMILLTGEAGSGKSLLLKKIYNELQSKKKIFYVTNPYLEINSLLSLLKNIELNVHQILLLDEAQLLNSETWENLRIYADRGNVTIVFATHDTNVKELLEKKHFSTRINYIIPLKKVSKQEVEKFIMTKLLKNNLNEIADMFTDKNFKKIYKYSKGSLRAVNQLMFKLFDVLDYFNKKYPNKIGSKIDNKYIEIAIMDLKAHNA from the coding sequence TTGGTAAAATTCAGTGAAGCAAAAGAACTATTTAGGGATGTAGTTGATTTAAATTCTTATATTCCTCTTACCTCTTCTGAGAAAACAAAAAATGATCTAATCAGTGCTATTGAGCAAAAAGAAAAAATGATTTTATTAACAGGTGAAGCAGGAAGTGGTAAAAGTCTTTTATTAAAAAAAATATATAATGAATTACAAAGTAAAAAAAAGATTTTTTATGTAACAAACCCTTATTTAGAAATAAATTCACTTTTAAGTTTATTAAAAAATATTGAATTAAATGTACATCAAATTTTACTTTTAGATGAAGCACAACTTTTAAATTCAGAAACTTGGGAGAATTTGAGAATTTATGCTGATAGAGGAAATGTAACAATTGTCTTTGCAACACATGATACTAATGTTAAAGAGTTATTGGAAAAGAAACATTTTAGTACAAGGATAAACTATATTATCCCATTAAAAAAAGTTTCCAAACAAGAAGTAGAGAAGTTTATTATGACTAAACTTTTAAAAAATAATTTAAATGAGATTGCAGATATGTTTACTGACAAAAATTTTAAAAAAATATATAAGTATTCAAAAGGTTCTTTAAGAGCAGTAAATCAATTAATGTTTAAATTGTTTGATGTATTAGATTATTTTAATAAAAAATATCCTAATAAAATTGGTAGTAAAATTGATAATAAATATATTGAAATAGCTATAATGGATTTAAAGGCTCATAATGCATAG
- a CDS encoding tetratricopeptide repeat protein — protein MHRYEELEKLYYKKKRIKILIFFIISLFFLISFYIILNSKKFFNQKKITEVKENLILEKNISVGINKKENNISIKKKKILVTDKNKSSISYKKIVKLTFILPKLDKDDINLVKSSQKQNKNKIKNNKPQKTIQETPKIITKNIQLKEKKTDINNLIKKFEANPSYDLALSIAKYYYNLNKIKLAQIWTIKANNLNPSKVDSWIMFADILKKEGKTQKAKEILKIYIEQYGDNEKIIKKLRSLGE, from the coding sequence ATGCATAGATATGAAGAGTTAGAAAAGTTATATTATAAAAAAAAACGGATAAAGATTCTTATATTTTTTATAATAAGCTTATTTTTTTTAATTTCTTTTTATATTATCTTAAATTCAAAAAAATTTTTTAATCAAAAAAAAATTACTGAAGTTAAAGAAAACTTAATTTTAGAAAAAAATATTTCAGTAGGAATTAATAAAAAAGAAAATAATATAAGTATAAAAAAGAAAAAAATATTGGTTACGGATAAAAATAAAAGTAGTATTTCTTATAAAAAAATAGTCAAGCTTACATTTATATTGCCTAAGTTAGATAAGGATGATATTAATTTAGTTAAATCTTCTCAAAAACAAAATAAAAATAAAATTAAAAACAATAAACCTCAAAAAACAATCCAAGAGACTCCTAAAATAATAACTAAAAATATTCAATTAAAAGAGAAAAAAACAGATATTAATAATTTAATTAAAAAATTTGAAGCTAATCCATCTTATGATTTAGCATTAAGTATTGCAAAATATTATTATAATTTAAATAAAATAAAACTTGCTCAAATTTGGACTATTAAAGCTAATAACTTAAATCCATCAAAAGTTGATAGTTGGATAATGTTTGCCGATATATTAAAAAAAGAAGGTAAAACACAAAAAGCAAAAGAAATTTTAAAAATTTATATAGAACAATATGGCGATAATGAAAAAATAATAAAAAAATTAAGGAGTCTTGGTGAATGA
- a CDS encoding HDOD domain-containing protein — MNDKILKRINSLPPLPKSVLEVQRITSDENASIKDLVKVIKEDPMLTANLLKVANSPLYGFAREIKNVDRAVSLFGMTPIKGFVISFAVRNSMKFDLSAYGITETMFHDVSIKRNALAFNWYKGSKLLDVIATDSFLLDIGAVIISLILISEDKADEFKTKLNKQNREELEKEYVEATTIEITYEIFKHWHFGDDLIAPIENLAKNELSNESACALDVIRTMFNMLGEDEKDYKKAFEKAKNYNLNLEKLNKAFEIVKGN, encoded by the coding sequence GTGAATGATAAAATTTTAAAAAGAATAAATTCTTTACCACCTCTACCTAAGTCAGTATTAGAAGTACAAAGAATTACATCAGATGAAAATGCTTCAATAAAAGATTTAGTGAAAGTGATAAAAGAAGATCCTATGCTAACAGCAAATCTATTAAAAGTTGCTAATTCACCTTTGTATGGTTTTGCAAGGGAAATAAAAAATGTTGACCGAGCAGTTTCTTTATTTGGAATGACACCAATTAAAGGGTTCGTTATTTCTTTTGCAGTAAGAAATAGTATGAAATTTGATTTGAGTGCATATGGAATTACTGAGACAATGTTTCATGATGTCTCGATTAAAAGGAATGCATTGGCCTTTAATTGGTATAAAGGTTCGAAATTACTTGATGTTATTGCAACAGATTCGTTTTTATTAGATATTGGAGCTGTAATTATTTCATTAATATTAATTTCAGAAGATAAAGCAGATGAGTTTAAAACAAAACTTAATAAACAAAATAGGGAAGAATTAGAAAAAGAATATGTAGAAGCTACAACAATAGAGATTACTTATGAAATATTTAAACATTGGCATTTTGGTGATGATTTAATCGCTCCAATAGAAAATTTAGCAAAAAATGAGCTTTCTAATGAAAGTGCTTGTGCATTAGATGTAATTAGGACAATGTTTAATATGTTAGGAGAAGATGAAAAAGATTATAAAAAAGCTTTTGAAAAAGCTAAAAATTATAATTTAAATTTAGAAAAGTTGAATAAAGCATTTGAGATTGTAAAAGGAAATTAA